From the Rattus norvegicus strain BN/NHsdMcwi chromosome 15, GRCr8, whole genome shotgun sequence genome, the window TGCTTTTCCTATCTGCATGGGTGTGGCTCTATCCATTAGAGGAGGGGTTCTCAGCCTTTGTAGTGCTGTAACCCTTTATACCAGTTCCTCAGGTTGTTGTGGCCCCTAAGGAGAGAAACTCAGATGAAATACAAGACACAGAACTCTAAGATTCTAAGAAAAGACAAACTTATAAATTATGGGCAAGTGTCAACTCAGATTTTTATACCCCACAAAGTTTACTAAAATTGAAGATGACATAAGAACTTTGCATAACCACAGACGCAAATTCAGATTATtacacccagcaaaactatctatTACAATTGACGGAGAAAGAAAACCATGTCATAATAAAAAGTAAGTCTAAGCAATTTCTGTCCAGCAATACAGCTTTACAGAAGTCACTAGAAGGAAAATTTCATTCTGAGGAGTACAACCACACTTGAGAAAAAACAAGGAATATTAAATAATGCTAAGCTAGTAAGTTAGAGGCATCAGGGCATTGTTGTGTGAGGCACACAATAACACAGCAGAATAACAGGAATCAAGAAACACTGCTCACTGATAATTCTCCAATagcaatggtctcaattcccaaTAAAGTGATTTAGACCAGTAGAATGGATAGAAATCAGGATCCATCCTATGGCTGCTTCCAAGAAACATGCATCACCACCATAGACAGACATCACTTAGGTTAAAAGGATAGAAAATGCTATTCTAAGCAAAAGGATCCAGGAATCAAACAGGTGTAGCTATTTTAGTATAAGGCAAAACAGACTTCAAATAAAAACTGATCAGAAGAGTTAAGAAAGAACATTACATACCCATCAAAAGAAAATTCCGCCAATAGGacaactccatttttaatatgtatgtatCAAACGAAGGATACCCAAGTTCATGGAAGAAACTATTACAGCTAAAATCACAATGGCTCTTACAGCATGATAGTGTACTTCAGTACCATACCCTTGCCAAGAGACAGGTCATTACGACAAAAACTAAAGAAAGTAATGTTGGAGTTACTTAATATCATAAATTAAGTAGACCTAATAGACAGCTACAGAACATTCTACCCAAACACTACAGAATGTGCTTTCTTCTCAGTAACCTGTGGAACATTGTTTCTACAAGCAAGACTTTTCTGGATAATTGTGTTGGTGCGTGATAAAAATGGGAAAGTGGGGATCCTTGGGTATACTACATGTGGCTAACTTTCTTCTGAAAAGTACAAGTCTCAGACTGGGGAGGGGTTTTGGATAAGTGGTGCCTCTACACAATTATGACCTCCATTCCACAAGCTTCAAGATGAAGCCTTGGTTTATCAGCCCTTCCTATGGTTTAATACATAAAGGTATGAATGTTATACCACTTTGTTTCTCATCATCCATAGTTGAGGAATCATTGATTTCAGATCCTGAAGAGGTAAGAGAGGAGTCCCTAGTGGGCCTTCCATTGAGGTGATATCCACCCTACTTGATTCTACAGGAGGAGCTCACACAgttttaactccagctccaagggatccaacacctttgGCTTTTAGAGAGCACATACACGAAATCTAGGGTCTCCGATTCAGTCACTCTGGTTTAAGACAGCATAGGTATGTTCAATGAGCTTCATGGAGGCATGTGAAAATGTCTGTTTGTGGTACTATAGCTCCTCAACAGCTTACCAGATATGAGAAAACCATTAGTAGATTGGAGGCTAAGATGTCTGATGGGGCCTGGGTTGCTGTTGAGAActgatagatggacagacagatagttTCACAGGATCATAAAAGACATACATAAGAGGCTTTACCAAAACCATGAAGGCTTCTCTTAAACATGACCATCATTGACTAACATACTATGATCTTCAGCAATCTCTCAATAAGTTGGCAGCCTTTTTGGAACCTGCCCATATGTGAGCAGTGCACATCCCTGAGATTCTCATTCCAGATTCTGGTTGCTGGGTGCCTCAGGAAAAGACTGCCATCATGCAGGTGGCATTCATAATGAAAGTGGGAAATATTCACCAAGTCCATCCTAGTCTCCTCCTTTCAATCCTTTGCCTCTCTTTCTTCTAGAGAAGTTTCAATGTCTCTAAGGATTGAGACACTTTTTCTTGTTATTATGAGTTTTTACTTTTCCACAGAAGAGCAAGATTTCCAAAAGACTAGAGGTAAGGATCACTCCTGTGTCCCAACAAACTGGCACCCCAGGCTATGGCCTTAAGAATGAAGGCCTCCATTGATCCCCCACCATGTGCTCTTCCCCACAAGGCAATGCAAAATACaacatgaatggaatttgagggggaaagagaggcaaGACAGTGctataaatataacatttttgcatgaaatttctaaaaacaaacatttaaagtcaaaaaaattgtttctttacAAGATGAAGATAAGGATGGCTCTGGTTATTTTTTGCAAGTACATAGGCATCcaccaaaagaaaaaggaagtcaataaatataattttggttTGGACTTGCTACTACAGTTATGGATTAGGTAGTCTTTCCCTAGAAGAATGAGGGTGTTTCTATTCTGGGTTTGAGCTTCTGTACATCACTGTCTTCCATAGTCCCACCAAGTAGGATTGTATTATTCCAAGCATCTACACTCAAGTTGTTCACTATTTAGGGAGCCTTCCTGTGTgatcatttttttctcagccaaATTCCCTTCCAAATACCCAGGGGAGATTTTACTTCTTAGTGAAGGATGAGCCAGATGCAACAACCTTCCTTAGGAAGAGGAAATTGGGCATGTGAAAGATCACTGTCCATAGATACTTCTCTAAAGAAAAGGCTCTTGGCCTTTTTTCCTACTTTGTGACAAAAGTGTCTTCCCAGCGTGTCTACAGTAGGTGTTACCTCCTGCACTCCAATCCCAATGAACAAAATACCATCAGGGTCACATAATCAGGTTCCCTAAAATAGACATTACTACACCCAGTGATGGATTTTGATGTGTTCCCTAGAATATTAACTGCCAGGCATGTGTCATTTTAGCAACAATAAAACGACACCAAGATCATCTCTGGCTAGAGTCACCACCCATTTAAGATTACAATTCTCTACCATTGTTCTTCAGGATGCCAATAGATATCCTGGAGGGAGATGTAGCAGGAATCACCTGGTCTGTATCCTTCAATAATGCATTATTTGCACTGACTCCTGGAGAACTCCATGTATACCAAGGCcctgttttactttttgttaaAAAGGCAGTTGTGAAGTGtacagagccatattggatttgggcctagctgctttttgaactgcatggttcaaagtgactaggtgactctgggctgtttggccacagagactcacccctaagatgactgccttaagtcttaagattgttgaatgaaagcctctcccatgaatttatggcacaggaagataacattcaagggatgcctcagctcgagcagataccagttatctcctgagtcaacacccggtgtctccaccgcctgacctctttgcctccagctatcactacctatatctgcacctccccctcctctgtgtttcacaaaggacactccccctacctgaaagccttaaaagctgtaacattcaccccaataaacgagactttgacaacagaacttttgtttggtctccttcttctcttcacccccattttggcccacaggtagaaagcctcttcgggaccctgaataactgggtccccgctggcggggacagtgAAGTTCCCCACGAGTTTCTATCGTAATGTCGCTTCCTGGATCAGGCAACCAGTATGGGAATAATGGCAATTGATAACTATGTCTCTCCTACCTCTTCATTCATGAGTGCAAAATGAGAATGTTCATTTAGGACCTTGTGTGCAGACCATCCCAAGGCCTGTTCTCTAACTGGGCCTGCACAGAAGTATTTAGGGTGTTTACAAAGTATGATCAGGTCAGATCCAACTCtcagtaataaaaaaattaattaattaatttctctgaaagttcattgtgttttcctaaaTGTGTATTACAATGTCTAACAAATAGACTGTTAGAATCATTAAATTAAGATATTCACTTACCACagctgttctcaacctgggggtcatGACCACTGTAGGGGTCAAATATAATATATCCTGCatattgaatattttacattaaaattcataactgtagcagaattatagttacaaagtagcaacgaCATAATTTTGTGGCAGGGGCCACCACAATATGAGGTACTCTATTAAAGGTTCAGAcccttaggaacattgagaaCCATTGACTTAATTAAGGTATTGGTCATGCCTTCTACTCTGTGTATTCAATACACTCTCTAAACACCTTCATTTCTCACAGTCACATTCCATCATCTCCcaattattttaataaagatgagaaatcCTTGCACTGGTCAACACAAACAGGAGTCTTTAGGCTAAACCAGCCCACCACCAGTTCTTGTAAATAAAATGTCCTCCTCTCCCCAATGTGTTCATACACTACAGATACAGGTGCTTGTGTGACAGTGACAGAGGTGAGATTTTACTCATGTGCATCCTGGGCCTCTCTGTATTGTTAAAAGTTTTAGTTTATGTGCTGCTGAAGCGAGCATAGCAGCAATGGTCTCAAAACTGACAACAATACCTGGATGCTTACAAGAAGAGTTCCATGATGCCCAGTTGAGGTCCCCCTCCCTTTGTGTTGCTGTCCTGTCTCCTGGCAGCTTCTTTGAAGGGTTCAGTTGCTACCTTGTCACGGGATCATGGCGTCTCAAGATTTAGCCACAGATTCAACACCACCAAATTCATGAGAATTTCTGATAAGGAAAATAGAGCTTGTCCAAGACAGACCTGTGGTTTCTagcccttcctttctcccactTGTGAAGCTATAAAAGCAGGAACCAGGGCAGGACCACAGCAGAAGCTCACCCCAGGCTGCACCACTGGCACAATGCAGGCCCTACTATTCCTGATGGCTCTTCTCTTGccttctggagctggagctggtgAGTTTGCTCTTCATGTCCCTAACCTCTGAGCTTTCAGCAACTGACCTTAATTCCTTAGCTTTTGTATCAGAGACCCTAACATGAGGGCAAGATTCTAAACTGACATAGTCTAGGGGAAATCTCTAGGTCAACAAAGAATGAAAAACTACTTCCCCATCACGCCATTTCATCAAAGTACTCTGTTTGGATGGGCAGCTCCTCCCTGGCCTTCCCTTAATGTTGAGGAAGACAGAATGAGTGAAGAATGAAATGACTAAAGAAATAGAGAATCAGAAACATTAATGGTCACTGTGTTCTGAAATGAAGGATGATGGTGGACAaggaggtgtggggaggaaagataaacaggagagaaaagaccAAAGGACCTGTGGCAGGGCCTGAACCCCATGCgaggtggggtgggcttggagcaGTCGCTCAGCTTTAGCCCCATATTTCTCTGGCAGTACTGTGTTGGGGGCCCTGCAGGCTTGTGACTGGGGACTGTGTTCTTTGTTCCAGAGGAGATTATCGGTGGTGTGGAGTCTATTCCTCACTCCCGCCCTTACATGGCCCATCTGGACATCGTCACTGAGAAAGGTTTAAGGGTCATCTGTGGTGGGTTTCTCATAAGCCGTCAATTTGTGCTGACTGCTGCACATTGTAAAGGAAGGTAAGAGGCTCCTCTTCCTGTGAAGACATGCATGAGCCAGAGTCACAGAGCAACAGAGCCTCAGGAAAGGCTCCGAGCCCTGTTCATCTCTAGATGGGCTCTTTTTACACAGAGAGGTAAAGAGAGCTCAGGGCCACTCACTGGACCATTCATGTGTCATCTCCATTTCAGAGGTCAGAACTTTAAGCAGGGCTCTGGTCAGGACTAAAATCACAGGTCTTGTTTTGTCCTAGTGGTAGCAGAGATCAGACATGAGCTGGGGTATAAATTAATGTAGAGTGCCTATCAGCCATGTGCAAAGCCATGGGTTCGCTGCACATTGTGTGTACTGAGTGTGGGGTTTGCAAAGAGTTCTCAGTCCTGTGTTTCCCTGAGCCCTAGGTAGTGGTCCTGGGAGCTCCATCTCAAGTCTATGTATGGGTTCTGCCCAGGGATAGAGAAAAAAGAGCCTGGTGCCCCTCTCCTTGGAAGGAGTTCTCCTCATACTACTTTTCATTGCTTATTTCTCTATCGACAGAGAAATCACAGTCATCCTTGGAGCCCATGATGTGAGAAAGCGAGAATCCACACAGCAGAAGATAAAAGTCGAAAAACAAATCATTCACGAAAGTTACAACTCCGTTCCCAATCTTCATGACATCATGTTACTGAAGGTGCTCTCATTTATCTGGTCTTACCTTATTTAAGTCTCCCCTCCTTAACTCTTCCCCTGGCTTAGTCCATTGAAATCTCTCTTGTCCAATCCTTTTCCTCAGAACCCACTCTTGAATTCTATGTGATATGGACCTGCTGTGATAGGACTCATGTCTAAGCATCCTTCTCTGGTTTGccatcccttctctcccttccccaacaGCTTGAAAAAAAAGTTGAGTTGACTCCTGCTGTGAATGTAGTTCCTCTGCCCAGTCCCTCTGACTTTATCCACCCTGGGGCAATGTGTTGGGCAGCTGGATGGGGgaaaactggagttagagatccTACCTCGTATACACTGAGAGAGGTTGAACTGAGAATCATGGATGAAAAGGCCTGTGTGGACTACAGGTATTATGAATACAAATTCCAGGTCTGCGTGGGCAGTCCCACAACTTTAAGAGCAGCATTCATGGTgagtacacactttctttttcttccccatcTGAGACAGTTTCAGTGAAGGGAATGTGCCAACCAGCTCTCCATGGCAGTGACTAATGCCTATCTTCTTAGTTCCTATCTATGATGCTCTAGAAACTCTCTGTGTCATCACCCTGTGCCCAAGCCCTTCCTACAACCTTCCCATGATGCTAGATACTAGACATGGAGTGAAGGGAGACATGTTGGCATTGGTGCAAGGAGAGAGAGGCTGGAGGGACAGGAATTATTAAGTCCCTAACTTATGACCCATAGGCAGTCAGGACCTCTTACTTCACTCTGGGTTTAACTATCTTTTAGCTTATATTTTCTCATACTTTGTTTTTTCTTACTTGTAGGGAGACTCTGGCGGACCGCTACTGTGTGCTGGTGTGGCTCATGGTATTGTATCTTATGGGCATCCAGATGCAAAGCCCCCTGCAATCTTCACCCGAGTCTCCACATATGTGCCCTGGATTAATGCAGTCATTAATACAAGTAGCTGAAAAGCCTGACCTGCTTGAGACACCCTCCAAGCCTGAGTTCATCTGGTAACTTTTGGTTTTAACACAGCCTGTTTCCAGCATGTGTCTCAGCCTGTCCCTAGCCTGTCTCCAGCTGTCTCTAAGAGGCCCTCAAAGATATACAAGTCTGTGATGATGGATTGTTCCCTGTAAAGCACTTCAATAAAGACATAACTTCCAACAGCTGTGTGACTCCACTCTGCTCTCATTACTCTGCCCCTCTCTGTGCTCAACGGAGAACTGATTTGAGCTACTATCTTGCTATGTTAACCATCTTGactactgacttccaggcacACGTGTACCACTGTGGATTACTAAATATTATCTAACATGCATGGCTGCATACAGTAAGATTTCACACCCAGGATAATGTGCCCTGTTCTGTTCTTCTCCACTGTCCTgtcttttcatcttctctcttcttgtctctcAGCTCTTCTGCCCACAAACCCCATGCCCTAAGCACTGCATCTTTCCACACATCATTGCAGTTTCCATGTCTAAGTCAGACATGGCTGTTGATCCTTGTGTCCTCACCACCTACCCTGCCATCATCATCCTCTCAATTTTCCACCTGCAAACTGGAGGACAGCCTGCCCTCAAAAGTCCTTGGACCATGACCGTGACTTCAGCAGTCACAACAGGAGAGCATTAGCACTTTTTGGATCCAGCACAGGGTAGAGCTATCCTGTGCTGGGAAGAGATACTCCAGTCCTTGGCATGTAACTTGTTCTTACTAtagtgcctctgcttctgagtcaCTCCCATTCAACTGCCATCTTCCCCACATATCCAGCCTTTTAGAAGAATGTGCAAGTTGGATGAACTTCTAAGTAGCCTGTTGTCCACTTACAAGCCAAAGACCCTATTGTTCTTAGTCAAGGGAAACAATGCTTTAACTGCAGGGTTCTGGGGAATCTGATGGGAAGAGACCACACATGAGGTTTGCTACTC encodes:
- the Mcpt1 gene encoding mast cell protease 1 precursor produces the protein MQALLFLMALLLPSGAGAEEIIGGVESIPHSRPYMAHLDIVTEKGLRVICGGFLISRQFVLTAAHCKGREITVILGAHDVRKRESTQQKIKVEKQIIHESYNSVPNLHDIMLLKLEKKVELTPAVNVVPLPSPSDFIHPGAMCWAAGWGKTGVRDPTSYTLREVELRIMDEKACVDYRYYEYKFQVCVGSPTTLRAAFMGDSGGPLLCAGVAHGIVSYGHPDAKPPAIFTRVSTYVPWINAVINTSS